Sequence from the Maribellus comscasis genome:
TTGCTTTAGATAAAATGCCGGAATCCCTGGTGCATATATTAAATAAAACAAGTACATCTGTTGTTGAAAAAATAATCCTTGAAGCTGTAAGTTATAACCAGACCTATAATTTTTCTATGTAATCTCAAACATTGCGTGTTTTGTATTATGAAGCTTTAAATGCTGGCGGAGCCATAATAGCTTTATTAATAATCCAGTTTTACTCCCATCAAAAATAGCCTTCCTTGATCGGGATAGCCCGCAACCGTTTCATATTTTTTGTTGAGTAAGTTTTTCACTTCCATAAAAATCCGTGTCTTTATTTTACCGGAAAAAGTGTACCCGCAATTAAAATCTACTTTAACGAAATCACCCAATGGATAATCACCATTTTCGTTTGTCCATTTTGGATCTACAAACCGATTATTAAAATACGGGCCAGTATAATGGATAAAAAGGTTGGCATCCACTCCGGAATGTTCGTACATAAATCCGCCATTTAAAATTACATTTGGTAACTTTTTATCATCAACCATTTTATTGTCAGAAACTTTCTCATTTTTCATAAATGTTGTATTGCCAAAAACAGAACTGTGAATGATAGGAATATTCATCTGCGCCGCCAGTTCAATACCGTAACTTCTTTTGTCTTTATTCTCGTACAACTCCACAATGATGTCATTCTCAGAAAATGCCGTTTCGCCGCTTAAATCGAGTGCATTTTTTCTTTGGGTAAAAAATGTGGAGATGGTTATTTCTTCAATATTTTGGCTTTTTATTCTGAGTCCTAAATTGTGTTGCATCCGGCCTTCATTTTGTGGAGTCGTTCCCTGTGCAGTAACACTTCCTTTTCGGGGAGCAACGGTGCCTCCGGAAAAATTATAATGTATTGAAGAGACGGGTGATTGCACAACATTAAGACCAAAAGCAGATTGCCATTCTATCGGTGCAGACTCGTTGGTAATAGAAGGAACATCCTGGAATCCGGCAGCACTGCCTTCAATTCCAAACCCACCCCATTCGTTGATATACCCACCAATAAGCCTGAACCCGGCATCCAGTAAAATTCGCCCAAATTTCTGTTCATCTGCTATTACTCCTGACCAGGTATTTACATCACAACGGCGGCCGGCATAATACCGTTTTCCATCGGGAGCTACCCAGTGACTGTAAAGTGTTCCGATACTGAAAGTATTTGAATGTCCTATGAAACGGCTATGTAAAAGATTAAATCCATACTCCCAGTCTTTATCATGATGGGTGGTTGTTGTTTCCTGCTGAATATTATAGTTCTCGTAATTTGCATCGCGGAATGAAAAATTTGTTTGCAGTTCGGTTTGTGTACCTTTATTCCCCCTGTAATTAAGTTTTGCATAGGTAATCCATGTATGTAAAGGATCGAATTTTTCTTCCCGGTTTAATATTTTTGGTGATCCCGGTTCAATAATCCCGATGAATTCACGCATACCAGTTATAGCTGTAACTCCGGTAACTAATGTCATCCTTCTGCTTATCTCCCAATTCATATTTCCATGGAAGTTGGTTACTCTTTCTTTTCCGCCGCGATCAGGAATCCCGGTTGTACCAAAGAATGCCAGAGCTGTATTAAATGAAATATCGTTGATTTTATTTCCATACTGCAAATTCGCCACATAATTATTGCTTTCTCCGTATTTTGTTAAAAGAGATGCCGTTTCACGTTTTGGCTTTCTTGTTTTCACTTCAATAACACCAGTCAATCCCGACAAGCCTTTTACCAATGCATTGCTCGATCTTATAATCTCAACCGATTCAATATCGAAAGCAGAGAGAGCATATGCCGTTTCTTCAAATTCTTTTTGCCAAACTCCGTCGATGGAATAATCGGGGTAGGGATATTTTTGCCCTCTCACAGAAAAAAATTGTTTTGATTTACGCCCCCGGGTTTCCGTCCATCCACCCGGTACATATTTGAGGGCATCGGTGAGTGTTACAGCTCCCTGTTTTTCTATATCTACTGCACTAACCTTTGTAATAGCAGGCAATACCGACAAAGGAACCATATTAATGGCGGTGTCCCTTTCCTGCAAAATAAAATTACCATAAACGTCCACACTTTCAATCTCCTGTTTTTTTGGTTGAAGTCCTATTTCAACAAGTTCATTGTTCTCCAAAGGAATGTTTATTTTTATTTCTTTAGTTGAAAATCCGACCGAAGTAATCTTGATTTTATACTCACCTGAACGAAGACTCAATTCAAAATCACCACCCTCGTTGGTGCTGGTTCCAATTTTGGTTTTTACCACTACAATGTTTGCATTTATTACGGGTTCATTGTTTTCTTCGTTAAATACATTTCCCCGAATAGTGTAAAGCTGTTGCGAATATGAAGGAATGACAATAAAACAGGCAAGAATCGTTGCTGAAATAAATAAAAAACAATTTTTCATTAAAATAGAATTATAAAAGTTTGCCCGCACGCAGAGTGACGATTCTATTTGCATAATTTGTTGTTTCTGCCTCGTGCGAAACCAATAATACCGTTCCGCCATTCTCGCGAAATTCTTTTATTAACGACATTAAAATTTGGCTGTTTCCCGGATCCAGATTTCCGGTAGGTTCATCGGCGAGAAGGATTTCGGGATTTGAAATAATAGCACGTACAAAAGCTGTTCGCTGTTTTTCACCGACACTCAATTCTGAAGGGTATTTGTTTTTCAGCGGCAAAAGAGCACATTTTTCCAGAGTCGCTTCAATGCTGCCATTTTCATTTTCTAACTCAATTTCAGTTAGTTTTATGTTTTCATACACAGTTAAGTATGGTATTAAGTGAAACTGCTGAAAAACAAAACCCACATTTTTTCTTCGGTACTTATTGACCTCATGGCTGTCCATTTTATAAACGCTCTTTCCCCGAAATAAAACCTGACCTGAATCAGGTCTTATCAGGCCTCCAACAGTGTGAAGTAAAGTCGATTTTCCTGAACCACTCGGGCCAACAACCGCAATAAAATCACCACTTTCAATTTTCAGGGATACATTATCCAGAGCAGTATATGTTTCTTTGCCTTTTACATATTTTTTTGAGATATGATTGATTTCCAACATCGTATTTCTGTTTTCTATTCCTTGCTAAGTGTTTTTGCTGCATCGATTTGTGTTGCCAAAAGAGCCGGTATCCAACTTGCCAGCATCCATAAAACCGGAAAAATCAACACACTGTATCCAAACAGATTCCAAAGCGGTTTGATGGACATAGCTGTAAATCGGAAAATCTCTTTTCCAAAATATTCAGCGATTAGGCTGCCAATAAAAAAACCGGCAATACTTCCTAATAGCCCTATAATAAAAGCTTTCAAAAGGAAAATTAAGAGCACAAATGATTTGCTTTTTCCCATCGCTCTCATAATGCCAATTTCATATTTCCTGTTACTAACATTGGCGTAAAAAAGCAATGCGGAAATGAGCATTGAAATTATCAATATAAAAGGAATAATAAAAGAGCCGTATTTATTCATCATCAGACGTTGATTTTCACGTGCATCAGCAATGCTGCTCACCTCTGTAACTTCCATATCAGAAAAAATATTTTGTATCTGACTTCGGGCATTATTTATCCTGCCGTCGTGACATACACATCCCAAAGCTTCTATTTTGTTAATTTGGCCTTTCATGTTAAGAATTTGCTGAAGATCGGCCAGGTGAAACGCCACGCCCTGATCTAACATTCCCTTTCCTTCGTCCAGTCTTTTGGCAATTTCGAACTCGTAAGGTTCGCCATCGTTCCCCACAATTTTAAATTTTTCACCCTCCGGGATATTCACTGATAAAAGTGCCCCGACATGAACAGTACCTTTTTCCACATCAAATCCCATTGTTTCCTGTTTCGACAAAAAACGTTGCATCGCTTCGTCTTTGTAGCCCATTACAATAATCTGGTGTTTTGAACCATTTGGATCAATCCAGTCAGGGTATTTGAGCTGAAGAATCCCGGTAAGATGTCTGACCGCATCGAAAGTTTTCGACTCTGCCAGTGTATCTATATAGTCTTCAGGAAATGTCGGTGTGTTGTTTACTGAATAGAAATCAATTAGGTTAGTCCCTTTGGGGAAGATATACAAATTCAAACCCTGTTCACGCATTATTTTTCGAGTCTCGTTCTCGCTGGCCTTACTTAATGTGTAAATGGAAACAGATACCGTGCTGGCCGCAATTACTGTTACCAGGATGATCAGCGAACTGACTTTGCGGTAAAAAAGTTCTTTAAATACGAGTTTAATCGGATTCATAATCGTTTCTCCTTTTATTTTTTCGTAGAAAATAAATGGTTAAAATAATTACTGTTAGAATAATTACTGTCCCTGTAGAAATGAGAGAGACTTGCAATGTTGTGTCTTCCTTCATCTCAAGCTTTTCCGGCTGGTAGGTATTAAGGCCGTCCCGTTGGTCGGTAAGCCATTTAGGCAAAGGTCGTGCGTCCAAAGAATCATATGCAATTGTGTCCTGTCTCATTAATGGTGCATCAGTTCCGAATTTGCATCAAGGATTGAGTTAACCAATGCCGGTTGCGGATCTTCCCAGTTTGTGTTGCACAGAATGCTGCTTCCGGGTAAGTGATCTTTGATAAGACAGCTGCAGTCGGCGGTAAAAAAATCAATCATCAGGTTTATATTTTCTTCTGAAATACCTTTTGCCAACAAAGGTTCAAGCGCTCTGAAACGTCCGAATACTCCAAAAACCATAGGTTCATCAATATCTTTTAAATCGCTTTCCACATTCAATAACATCGATACCAGCAAGCTTTCGTCAACACTATTTCGGTCCAGTTCAACAAGCGAAATTACGTTGCCAAAAGGCGAATTTTCAAGCGTTTTGTGTATTACTTTTAGTCCTTTCTCGTCCTTTTCTGTGTTACCACATTTCAGGTAAACCATTACACAAAGTTGACCAGCCATTAAATCGTCGCCAATTTTTTCCCGCACCGGCGAACGGGCTATATGTTTAAGTTCTTCGGAACCTGCATATTCAGCAATAATCCGATTGTTGAAATACAATGCATAATATGGTTTTTCAATGTCTGTCCTTTTCATTGTTTTGAAAATCAGATTTGCCGGGGCAAACTGATTTTCAAGCACCTTGTTTTGTTGATTTTCAGACTGTGTCAGTTCATTTTTGTGGAAATAGACAAGTAAATATTTCTCAGAATCGGAGTTTAACAACACCCATTCCGATACTTTTGTAGTACACGCCATACTTAACAGTGCTCCAACAAACAATATTTTCAGATAGATACGATTCATTTTTTGGCCAGCTTTTCCTGTGTTATTTCAATTCCTGAAATCAATGGTTTTCCTTTTACCGGGGTCAAATCTATTTTTAATGTTTTTCCGGCTTTAATTCCCTCAAACGATTTTATTATTTCGGTATCGGTGTTACCAGCTTCTTTAACAATGTCAACTCCGTTTGCCACTTTTTTCCCCTGAATGGCGATATCAAATGTTCGTTCACCGGATTTTTTATTTTCCAGTTCAGCAAAATAAAGATTAACAGTATAAAACGATTCAGGAATAAATTCCTCTTCGCATAGTGTGATTTCAATTGATTTTATTCCACTTACTGCACTTGCGCTTATCCAGGGAGTTTTCTCAGATGAAATACTTATCGGTTCTTTTCTAATTAGTTTAAATCCGAGTGTGTCGATTTTTACAGGAATTCCTGAAGGTGCTCCGGCTACAACCGGAAACTCAAACCAAAGTACATCATTGTCTGCACTTCTGTCGCCCGGTGCATTCAGGTTTAGCCCAAGCTGTTGAATCTGTTTCCCGTTCCAAGTATAATTACTGTTTGTCCAGTAAGACATCCAGGGCATGTTTATTAATGCAAGGGAAGTTTGGTTTTGATAAGAACATTGGCATGTTCGGGTATAATCAGGCGAATTGAGTACACCATCGGCAGGAATCAGGTTGGTTGAGCAACTCGCCTTCCATCCGCCCAGGCTTCCTGTTCCTTCAAACGCATTGAGGTTTATAAAACCTGCTGAAGCAGAGCGAAATGTCAGCAAGTGCTCACTTGCGGCTACAATTCCGCATCCATATTCACGTTTGTAACTCCATTTTAAATCTTCTCCGGTAACCGGATCTTTTTCTGTTAGTGGATCACCTGTAAGGAGATTGAAGCCTTCGCCTTCAGTATAAATTTTATTGTTATGAATAATGGGTGGATTGGCGTATCTCATTTCACGATCCCAAATTTTGTTTTTTGAGCGAATGTCATATGCAATCATACGCGTTCCTTCTTCTCCGTTCAGCATATCGCGGGAAGGACGTGTGGCCTGAAGCAATAAATTATATTCGTCGGAATATCCCAACCATGTTCCAAATATATCTTTTGTTTCTTCCCGGATGACTTCACCGGTTCGGGCATTTAAATATAACAACCGGGTACCCTCCGGAAGCGGTTCTCCTCTTCTCCTTAATTTTGTCTCCAAATACTGTGGAAGTTTATCAAGGCAAAACAGAATATCATTTCCTGCAATCACTGAGTTATGAATAAAACCGTGATTGGCTGCTATACTCCATAGTTTTTCACCAGTAAACCGGTTTAAGATCATCAATTCCCTGCTTGCGGTAAGGTTATAATCTGCAAATCTTTCTTTTTTTATTTCAACTTCATCTTTTTCCAATTCCGGAAATTCTGCAAAATTGTTCCCTAAAATTAGCAGGTCTTTATAAACGCCAATGTATCCGAGCTTCATAGTATTCTCCACACTTGTGGTAAATACTTTACTAACTTTGCCTGTGTTTATATCTATCAGGCTGCATTTGTTTCCTTCAATAAGATAAACAAACTCTTTGGTTGCAATGTAGTTGGTTCCCCTTGCATTGGAGCCGGGGAGATGTTCCTGGTTGTATTTGGGATCAAGAGGATTTTCTTCATCATAACTCTCATCATAATAAACAAGCCAGTTATCTTCCAGCAAGTTTTCTGTTTCGTACTTCCAGATTACGCGTCCTGTATATACATCGCGGGCGCTAATACTATTCATTCCCTGAATGATCAATCGACCGTCGATTACCTGTTCGCCCGGTCCATGACCGTGTCGGGGAAGTACATCCATATTTGAATTTCCGCCAAACCATAAAATTCCGAGTGGAGCTTTAACCAGCTCATCATCCGATTTTACAGTGTTGGCTATATCGCCATAGTTGTGGGTCCAGGGAGACGCTCCCTCTAATGGCCCATTTCGTACTACTTCACAAAAATTTCTTTTCTCTTCAATTTTTGCACCCGGAAGATCGAGTTCTTTTAAAGTTATCATGAGATTGTCCTGTTTTTTCCCTTTTCCCATAAACAGAGTTTTCCCACCGTAGGGCCTGACAGATTCGTAAATTTTTTCTAAATTTTGTTTGGTATCCCCGCCCAAATAAGACAAATCATTTACAATAGTTAGCGACGAAAAGTATTTGGGCAATGCAGGGAATTCATCTCTAATATGCTGAAAACTTAATCGCTCTGCATTTATACCTGCTTTATCAAAATGTTCCCTGAGTGACTGCACTTTTTCCTGATTTTTGTCGTAAACTATGATATTTAAATTGGTCGTAGTAACCAGGTTGTTTAAAAGTTGAATGTCATTGCCTCCCAGTACAAGGGCATATCCTGCTGTTATGCCAGCTTCCTTAGCTAATTCTGTTTTTTGATTTGATTTTGTTGCAGTTTTGGCTTTTTTACGAACAACCACATTTTCCAGGGGATCTTTTCCAAATACCATCAAACTCCCGTCACTGGTAACTGCAATTAATTTTCCGTTTGCGGCTACAAGTCGCTCAATATTTTTATCTGTTTTGAAATTCCAGATGACTTCCGCATCATTTCCCGGCAAAAGTTTTATAGCTGAAATTCCTGTGCTATCGGCTGCAAAAAGGCAATTACCGGCTTTAATCAAATCATTCCTTGCCAAAACATTTTTGTACCATAACGTATCCAGTTTATTATCCGTTGTCAATTCCGTTGCCCATATTTTTTCACCTGAAAAGTATATTTTGTTACCATCAACAACCGGGTATTCACCCACATTCGGAATCAACATGTTACCGTCTTCCGAACTGTACATGTTGGTCGCTCTTTCCCGAAAATGATTAAAGAAAACTTTATCGTTGGCACAGGTAAAAGAACCGCCTGTTTTTTGGTTGGCAGAAAGGTGATAATAAAGTTCTTCACCGGTTTTTAAATTGAATGCAGCCGGAACCGAACGTCCGCCTGCCACAAGTAATTTTTCTCCACTAATGGTAAACGCTCCCTGGGGAGCCACGTCAGCAAATGCAGGTGAACGGTGGGGTTGAAGGATATAGTTGCTGCCGGTGCCTTCATTTTTCCATACAATGTCGCCAGTGGCAGCATCGAGGGCATAAATAAATGTTCCCATCATTGGAAAAATGCTTGCTGCCGTATAAACAATATTGTCTTTTATAACTACTCCGCCTCTTGCCGGCCACATGGAAATAAGCCTTTTATTTCCCAGTAGCTTGTTTTCTGCAGGAGCCAGTAATCGTTTCCATACCAAGTCACCATTATCTGTATTCAGGCAATAGAT
This genomic interval carries:
- a CDS encoding TonB-dependent receptor, translating into MKNCFLFISATILACFIVIPSYSQQLYTIRGNVFNEENNEPVINANIVVVKTKIGTSTNEGGDFELSLRSGEYKIKITSVGFSTKEIKINIPLENNELVEIGLQPKKQEIESVDVYGNFILQERDTAINMVPLSVLPAITKVSAVDIEKQGAVTLTDALKYVPGGWTETRGRKSKQFFSVRGQKYPYPDYSIDGVWQKEFEETAYALSAFDIESVEIIRSSNALVKGLSGLTGVIEVKTRKPKRETASLLTKYGESNNYVANLQYGNKINDISFNTALAFFGTTGIPDRGGKERVTNFHGNMNWEISRRMTLVTGVTAITGMREFIGIIEPGSPKILNREEKFDPLHTWITYAKLNYRGNKGTQTELQTNFSFRDANYENYNIQQETTTTHHDKDWEYGFNLLHSRFIGHSNTFSIGTLYSHWVAPDGKRYYAGRRCDVNTWSGVIADEQKFGRILLDAGFRLIGGYINEWGGFGIEGSAAGFQDVPSITNESAPIEWQSAFGLNVVQSPVSSIHYNFSGGTVAPRKGSVTAQGTTPQNEGRMQHNLGLRIKSQNIEEITISTFFTQRKNALDLSGETAFSENDIIVELYENKDKRSYGIELAAQMNIPIIHSSVFGNTTFMKNEKVSDNKMVDDKKLPNVILNGGFMYEHSGVDANLFIHYTGPYFNNRFVDPKWTNENGDYPLGDFVKVDFNCGYTFSGKIKTRIFMEVKNLLNKKYETVAGYPDQGRLFLMGVKLDY
- a CDS encoding ABC transporter permease, translating into MNPIKLVFKELFYRKVSSLIILVTVIAASTVSVSIYTLSKASENETRKIMREQGLNLYIFPKGTNLIDFYSVNNTPTFPEDYIDTLAESKTFDAVRHLTGILQLKYPDWIDPNGSKHQIIVMGYKDEAMQRFLSKQETMGFDVEKGTVHVGALLSVNIPEGEKFKIVGNDGEPYEFEIAKRLDEGKGMLDQGVAFHLADLQQILNMKGQINKIEALGCVCHDGRINNARSQIQNIFSDMEVTEVSSIADARENQRLMMNKYGSFIIPFILIISMLISALLFYANVSNRKYEIGIMRAMGKSKSFVLLIFLLKAFIIGLLGSIAGFFIGSLIAEYFGKEIFRFTAMSIKPLWNLFGYSVLIFPVLWMLASWIPALLATQIDAAKTLSKE
- a CDS encoding ABC transporter ATP-binding protein; this encodes MLEINHISKKYVKGKETYTALDNVSLKIESGDFIAVVGPSGSGKSTLLHTVGGLIRPDSGQVLFRGKSVYKMDSHEVNKYRRKNVGFVFQQFHLIPYLTVYENIKLTEIELENENGSIEATLEKCALLPLKNKYPSELSVGEKQRTAFVRAIISNPEILLADEPTGNLDPGNSQILMSLIKEFRENGGTVLLVSHEAETTNYANRIVTLRAGKLL
- a CDS encoding PQQ-binding-like beta-propeller repeat protein, with protein sequence MRKILPVILFPLLILSGSVFSHDWPMWRRDYNRSASTPEQLAEKLYLQWQITYSPRTPVWDDPLNQNLMQYDRLFEPVVSGDKMFIGFNDQDKVVALDLNSGEEVWHFYADGPVRLPLAVNKGKIYFTGDDGYIYCLNTDNGDLVWKRLLAPAENKLLGNKRLISMWPARGGVVIKDNIVYTAASIFPMMGTFIYALDAATGDIVWKNEGTGSNYILQPHRSPAFADVAPQGAFTISGEKLLVAGGRSVPAAFNLKTGEELYYHLSANQKTGGSFTCANDKVFFNHFRERATNMYSSEDGNMLIPNVGEYPVVDGNKIYFSGEKIWATELTTDNKLDTLWYKNVLARNDLIKAGNCLFAADSTGISAIKLLPGNDAEVIWNFKTDKNIERLVAANGKLIAVTSDGSLMVFGKDPLENVVVRKKAKTATKSNQKTELAKEAGITAGYALVLGGNDIQLLNNLVTTTNLNIIVYDKNQEKVQSLREHFDKAGINAERLSFQHIRDEFPALPKYFSSLTIVNDLSYLGGDTKQNLEKIYESVRPYGGKTLFMGKGKKQDNLMITLKELDLPGAKIEEKRNFCEVVRNGPLEGASPWTHNYGDIANTVKSDDELVKAPLGILWFGGNSNMDVLPRHGHGPGEQVIDGRLIIQGMNSISARDVYTGRVIWKYETENLLEDNWLVYYDESYDEENPLDPKYNQEHLPGSNARGTNYIATKEFVYLIEGNKCSLIDINTGKVSKVFTTSVENTMKLGYIGVYKDLLILGNNFAEFPELEKDEVEIKKERFADYNLTASRELMILNRFTGEKLWSIAANHGFIHNSVIAGNDILFCLDKLPQYLETKLRRRGEPLPEGTRLLYLNARTGEVIREETKDIFGTWLGYSDEYNLLLQATRPSRDMLNGEEGTRMIAYDIRSKNKIWDREMRYANPPIIHNNKIYTEGEGFNLLTGDPLTEKDPVTGEDLKWSYKREYGCGIVAASEHLLTFRSASAGFINLNAFEGTGSLGGWKASCSTNLIPADGVLNSPDYTRTCQCSYQNQTSLALINMPWMSYWTNSNYTWNGKQIQQLGLNLNAPGDRSADNDVLWFEFPVVAGAPSGIPVKIDTLGFKLIRKEPISISSEKTPWISASAVSGIKSIEITLCEEEFIPESFYTVNLYFAELENKKSGERTFDIAIQGKKVANGVDIVKEAGNTDTEIIKSFEGIKAGKTLKIDLTPVKGKPLISGIEITQEKLAKK